One Spinacia oleracea cultivar Varoflay chromosome 4, BTI_SOV_V1, whole genome shotgun sequence DNA segment encodes these proteins:
- the LOC110800034 gene encoding uncharacterized protein, whose product MSSAKSRAWMIVAAVQGMKDQGFTRWNYTIKSLNQHVKNKVRSYSQAKLISGSSSISQKIRDEKLKQSEESIRKVIYLSCWGPN is encoded by the coding sequence atgaGTTCAGCAAAAAGTAGAGCATGGATGATAGTTGCAGCAGTACAAGGGATGAAAGATCAAGGATTTACAAGGTGGAATTATACTATTAAATCTCTTAATCAACATGTTAAGAACAAAGTTAGATCCTATTCTCAGGCTAAATTGATCTCTGGGTCATCTTCAATTTCCCAGAAAATTAGGGATGAAAAATTGAAGCAGTCAGAAGAATCTATTAGGAAAGTCATCTACTTAAGTTGTTGGGGTCCTAATTAA